The following coding sequences lie in one Streptomyces xiamenensis genomic window:
- a CDS encoding aminoglycoside phosphotransferase family protein codes for MTAAPDLAPPLRLTRAQPAAADTWLAGLPELVVRLTRQWELSVERVAAPGGRTSMTVLVRRADGTPAALKLCAPGHSAELEAAALARWDGHGAVRVLEAAPDAGALLLERLHGETSLRSLPETKAMLEAVSALHRLWVDPGAGHPFPTVAGRTAGLTADAELPDGTGPLIAEALAARAELLAGPPEELLLHGDFRQGAVLACDTGRAPWLAVGPDPVVGERAYDLARLSRDRLHDLTASAGAPAITRRRMTKLAASVEVDPERLRGWTLFRAVESGVRAHAEDRRRDAEALLEFATWL; via the coding sequence ATGACGGCGGCACCCGATCTGGCGCCCCCGCTGCGCCTCACCCGCGCCCAGCCCGCGGCGGCCGACACGTGGCTGGCCGGGCTGCCGGAGCTGGTGGTGCGGCTCACCCGGCAGTGGGAGCTGAGCGTGGAGCGGGTGGCCGCGCCGGGCGGTCGCACCAGCATGACCGTGCTGGTGCGGCGCGCGGACGGCACCCCGGCCGCGCTGAAGCTGTGCGCGCCGGGCCACTCCGCCGAACTGGAGGCGGCGGCGCTGGCACGCTGGGACGGCCACGGCGCGGTCCGGGTGCTGGAGGCGGCGCCGGACGCCGGCGCGCTGCTGCTGGAGCGGCTGCACGGGGAGACCTCGCTGCGGTCGCTGCCGGAGACCAAGGCGATGCTGGAGGCGGTCTCGGCGCTGCACCGGTTGTGGGTCGACCCGGGCGCGGGGCATCCCTTCCCCACCGTGGCCGGGCGCACGGCGGGGCTGACGGCGGACGCCGAGCTGCCGGATGGGACGGGACCGCTGATCGCGGAGGCGCTGGCGGCCCGCGCCGAACTGCTGGCCGGCCCACCGGAGGAGCTGTTGCTGCACGGGGACTTCCGGCAGGGCGCGGTGCTGGCCTGTGACACCGGGCGGGCGCCGTGGCTGGCGGTGGGCCCTGACCCGGTGGTGGGCGAGCGGGCCTACGACCTGGCCCGGCTGTCCCGGGACCGGCTGCACGATCTGACCGCCTCCGCGGGCGCTCCGGCGATCACCCGGCGCCGGATGACGAAGCTGGCGGCGTCGGTCGAGGTGGATCCGGAGCGGCTGCGCGGCTGGACGCTGTTCCGCGCGGTGGAGTCGGGCGTCCGCGCGCATGCCGAGGACCGCCGCAGGGACGCCGAGGCGCTGCTGGAGTTCGCCACCTGGCTGTGA
- a CDS encoding ferritin-like domain-containing protein produces the protein MTRTTRGTTRRAQDSAEVPDTPALRATQAALAAEHAAVYGYGVVGARIGAERDAEVREAYTGHRARRDALRRTVLDLGAVPEAAAAAYALPFEVTDTATAQALAADLEARLAGAYADLVLVATGASRRDAAAALRESAVRAARWSGTGTAFPGLAEYAGGGA, from the coding sequence ATGACGCGCACGACACGGGGGACCACGCGGCGGGCCCAGGACTCCGCCGAGGTCCCCGACACCCCGGCGCTGCGCGCCACCCAGGCGGCGCTCGCCGCCGAGCACGCCGCGGTGTACGGCTACGGCGTGGTCGGCGCGCGGATCGGCGCGGAGCGGGACGCGGAGGTGCGCGAGGCCTACACCGGACACCGGGCACGCCGCGACGCGCTGCGGCGCACGGTGTTGGATCTGGGCGCGGTGCCGGAGGCGGCCGCCGCGGCGTACGCGCTGCCGTTCGAGGTGACCGACACCGCCACGGCGCAGGCACTCGCCGCCGATCTGGAGGCGCGGCTGGCCGGTGCCTACGCGGATCTGGTGCTGGTCGCCACGGGGGCGTCGCGCCGGGACGCCGCGGCAGCGCTGCGCGAGAGCGCGGTCCGGGCGGCCCGGTGGAGCGGCACGGGAACGGCCTTCCCCGGCCTCGCCGAGTACGCGGGCGGCGGCGCATGA